From Macaca fascicularis isolate 582-1 chromosome 14, T2T-MFA8v1.1, a single genomic window includes:
- the ROBO3 gene encoding roundabout homolog 3 isoform X1, with protein MLRYLLKTLLQMNLFADSLAGDISNSSELLLGFNSSLAALNHTLLPPGDPSLNGSTVGPEDAMPRIVEQPPDLLVSRGEPATLPCRAEGRPRPNIEWYKNGARVATVREDPRAHRLLLPSGALFFPRIVHGRRARPDEGVYTCVARNYLGAAASRNASLEVAVLREDFRQSPGNVVVAVGEPTVLECAPPRGHPEPSVSWRKDGARLKEEEGRITIRRGKLMMSHTLKSDAGMYVCVASNMAGERESAAAEVVVLERPSFLRRPVNQVVLADAPVNFLCEVKGDPPPRLHWRKEDGELPTGRYEIRSDHSLWIGPVSAEDEGTYTCVAENSVGRAEASGSLSVHVPPQLVTQPQDQMAAPGESVAFQCETKGNPPPAIFWQKEGSQVLLFPSQSLQPTGRFSVSPRGQLNITAVQRGDAGYYVCQAVSVAGSILAKALLQIKGASLDGLPPVILQGPANQTLVLGSSVWLPCRVTGNPQPSVRWKKDGQWLQGDDLQFKPMANGTLYIANVQEMDMGFYSCVAKSSIGEATWSGWLKMREDWGVSPDPPTEPSTPPGPPSQPVVTEITKNSITLTWEPNPQTGAAVTSYVIEAFSPAAGNTWRTVADGVQLETHTVSGLQPNTIYVFLVRAVGTWGLSDPSPVSEPVRTQDSSPSRPVEDPWRGQQGLAEVAVRLQEPIVLGPRTLQVSWIVDGPVQLVQGFRVSWRVAGPDRGSWTMLDLQSPSQQSTVLRGLPPGTQIQIKVQAQGQEGLGAESLSVTRSIPEEAPSGPPQGVAVALGGDGNSSITVTWEPPLPSQQNGVITEYQIWCLGNESRFHLNRSAAGGARSAMLRGLVPGLLYRTLVAAATSAGVGVASAPVLVQLPSPPDLEPGLEVGAGLAERLARVLRKPAFLAGSGAACGALLLGLCAALYRRRKQRKELSHYTASFAYTPAVSFPHSEGLSGASSRRSVPNAHLLSLRPPMGLGPAPYPWLADSWPHPSRSPSAQEPRGSCCPSNPDPDDRYYNEAGISLYLAQTARGTAAPGEGPVYSTIDPAGEELQTFHGGFPQHPSGDAGPWSQYAPPEWSQGDSGAKGGRVKLLGKPVQMPSLNWPEALPPPPPSCELSCLEGPEEELEGSSEPEEWCPPMPERSHLTEPSSSGGCLVTPSRRETPSPTPSYGQQSTATLTPSPPDPPQPPTDMPHLHQMPRRVPLGPSSPLSVSQPMLGIREGRPAGLGAGSAALPHLSPSPAPSIASSAPGRTWQGNGEMTPPLQGPRARFRKKPKALPYRRENSPGDLPPPPLPPPEEEASWALELRAAGSMSSLERERSGERKVVQAMPLAAQRGPHPDELRLWSGWQVGDREVLLPACTRLPFALVLQKRPGSRTADRASFPGARAPAPVPRLAATLPGAPAALGDPGALAGAGVGAGARAKGRDRNAERNQDDPCWGIENIRSATGKGSRDVFSLPAVMSGAN; from the exons ATGCTGCGCTACCTGCTGAAAACGCTGCTGCAGATGAACTTGTTCGCGGACTCTCTGGCCGGGGACATCTCCAACTCCAGCGAGCTACTCTTGGGCTTCAACTCCTCGCTGGCGGCGCTCAACCACACCCTGCTGCCTCCCGGCGATCCCTCACTCAACG GGTCAACGGTAGGACCGGAGGACGCTATGCCCCGCATCGTGGAGCAGCCGCCAGATCTGCTGGTCTCCCGAGGCGAGCCCGCCACGTTGCCCTGTCGCGCTGAGGGCCGACCCCGACCCAACATTGAGTGGTACAAGAACGGGGCGCGTGTGGCCACTGTGCGCGAGGACCCGCGTGCGCACCGCCTGCTGCTGCCCAGCGGCGCCCTCTTTTTCCCGCGCATCGTGCACGGGCGCCGCGCGCGGCCGGACGAAGGTGTCTACACTTGCGTGGCTCGCAACTACCTGGGGGCAGCAGCGAGCAGAAACGCCTCGCTGGAAGTGGCAG TCCTCCGTGAGGATTTCCGGCAGTCTCCTGGAAacgtggtggtggcagtgggggaGCCAACAGTACTGGAATGCGCGCCCCCCCGCGGCCACCCGGAGCCTTCCGTGTCCTGGAGGAAGGACGGTGCAAGActcaaggaagaggaaggaaggatcaCG ATCCGTAGAGGGAAGCTGATGATGTCACATACACTCAAGAGCGATGCAGGCATGTATGTGTGCGTGGCCTCCAACATGGCGGGAGAACGGGAGAGTGCGGCAGCTGAAGTCGTGGTCCTGG AGCGTCCCTCATTCCTGCGCAGACCAGTGAATCAGGTGGTCCTGGCTGATGCCCCTGTGAATTTCCTATGTGAGGTGAAGGGAGATCCCCCACCTCGTCTACACTGGCGCAAGGAGGATGGGGAACTGCCCACAGGCAG GTATGAGATCCGGAGTGACCACAGCCTTTGGATTGGGCCTGTGAGTGCCGAAGATGAGGGAACCTACACCTGTGTGGCGGAGAACAGTGTGGGCCGCGCTGAAGCATCTGGCTCCCTCAGTGTTCACG TCCCACCCCAGTTGGTGACCCAGCCCCAGGACCAGATGGCAGCTCCTGGAGAGAGCGTGGCTTTCCAGTGTGAGACCAAAGGAAACCCCCCACCTGCCATCTTCTGGCAGAAGGAGGGGAGTCAG gtcCTGCTTTTCCCCAGTCAGTCACTTCAGCCAACAGGGCGCTTCTCAGTCTCTCCAAGAGGCCAACTCAACATCACTGCGGTGCAGCGTGGGGATGCTGGGTACTATGTGTGCCAGGCTGTCAGTGTGGCTGGCAGCATCCTGGCCAAGGCCTTGCTGCAGATAAAAGGAG CCTCTTTGGATGGGCTGCCTCCTGTCATCCTCCAGGGACCAGCCAATCAGACGCTGGTGCTTGGCTCCTCCGTGTGGCTGCCATGCAGAGTGACTGGGAACCCTCAACCCAGTGTCCGATGGAAGAAGGATGGGCAGTGGCTGCAGGGGGATGACCTCCAGTTCAAGCCAATGGCCAACGGTACCCTGTACATTGCCAACGTGCAG GAGATGGACATGGGCTTCTACAGCTGTGTGGCCAAGAGTTCCATAGGGGAAGCCACATGGAGTGGCTGGCTTAAGATGCGGG AAGATTGGGGAGTATCACCAGACCCCCCTACAGAACCCAGTACCCCTCCGGGGCCACCCTCTCAGCCAGTGGTCACTGAGATCACCAAGAACAGCATTACCCTGACCTGGGAGCCCAACCCACAGACTGGGGCTGCAGTCACATCTTATGTGATAGAGGCTTTCAG CCCAGCAGCTGGCAACACGTGGCGTACTGTGGCAGATGGCGTGCAGCTGGAGACACACACAGTCAGTGGTCTGCAGCCCAACACCATCTACGTGTTTCTGGTTCGAGCAGTGGGAACCTGGGGCCTCAGTGATCCCAGCCCTGTCTCTGAGCCTGTCCGTACACAGG ACAGCAGTCCCTCTAGGCCAGTGGAGGACCCATGGAGAGGCCAGCAGGGACTGGCTGAAGTGGCTGTGCGCCTGCAGGAGCCCATAGTGCTGGGACCCCGGACCCTGCAGGTGTCCTGGATT GTGGATGGCCCAGTCCAGCTGGTGCAAGGTTTCCGGGTGTCTTGGAGGGTAGCAGGCCCTGACAGAGGAAGCTGGACAATGTTGGACCTACAGTCCCCAAGCCAGCAAAGCACTGTGCTAAGAGGACTCCCTCCAGGGACCCAAATCCAGATCAAGGTGCAAGCCCAAGGCCAGGAGGGGCTGGGAGCTGAAAGCCTCTCTGTGACCAGGAGCATTCCTGAGGAGG CCCCCAGTGGCCCCCCCCAGGGAGTGGCGGTGGCCTTGGGGGGTGATGGCAACAGCAGTATCACTGTGACCTGGGaacctccactcccctcccagcAAAATGGGGTCATCACGGAGTACCAG ATCTGgtgcctgggcaatgagagccgCTTTCACCTCAATCGGTCTGCAGCAGGCGGGGCACGCTCCGCAATGCTCCGAGGACTGGTGCCCGGTCTCCTCTATCGAACCCTGGTCGCGGCGGCCACCAGCGCAGGCGTGGGCGTGGCCAGTGCCCCGGTGCTGGTGCAGCTGC CGTCCCCGCCGGACCTGGAGCCCGGGCTGGAGGTGGGCGCCGGGCTGGCGGAGCGGCTAGCGAGGGTGCTGCGGAAGCCCGCCTTCCTCGCGGGCAGCGGCGCCGCCTGCGGGGCGCTACTGCTCGGGCTCTGCGCCGCCCTCTACCGGCGCCGGAAACAGCGCAAAGAGCTCAGCCACTACACGG CCTCTTTTGCCTACACACCGGCAG TGTCCTTCCCGCACTCAGAGGGCCTCTCTGGAGCCAGTTCCAG GCGCTCCGTCCCCAACGCTCACCTGCTCTCACTCAGGCCACCCATGGGCCTTGGCCCCGCCCCCTACCCATGGCTGGCAGATTCGTGGCCCCACCCATCTCGAAGCCCCTCAGCCCAGGAACCCAGGGGAAGCTGCTGCCCCAGCAATCCTGACCCGGACGACAGATATTACAATG AAGCAGGAATCTCCCTGTATCTGGCTCAGACGGCCCGGGGCACGGCCGCCCCGGGCGAGGGTCCTGTCTACAGCACCATTGACCCAGCGGGGGAGGAGCTGCAGACCTTCCATGGGGGCTTCCCCCAACATCCCTCAGGGGATGCGGGCCCCTGGAGCCAGTATGCTCCTCCAGAGTGGAGCCAGGGGGACAGTG GAGCCAAGGGAGGCAGAGTGAAGCTTCTGGGGAAACCTGTgcagatgccctctctcaactGGCCAgaagccctgcccccacctcctccttcttGTGAACTGAGCTGCCTAGAGGGGCCCGAGGAGGAGCTGGAGGGCAG CTCAGAGCCAGAGGAGTGGTGCCCGCCAATGCCTGAGAGAAGCCACCTGACGGAGCCCAGCTCCAGTGGAGGGTGCCTGGTCACTCCATCCCGAAGGGAAACCCCCTCTCCCACACCCTCCTATGGACAGCAGTCCACAGCCACTCTTACCCCCTCACCTCCtgaccctccccagcccccaactGACATGCCCCATCTCCACCAGATGCCCAG GAGGGTGCCCCTTGGGCCGAGTTCCCCTCTCAGTGTATCCCAGCCCATGCTGGGCATCCGTGAAGGGAGgcctgctggcctgggtgctggcTCTGCAGCCttgccccacctcagccccagtCCTGCCCCTAGCATAGCCAGCAGTGCCCCAG GCAGAACCTGGCAGGGGAATGGGGAGATGACTCCCCCACTTCAAGGACCCCGTGCTCGATTCCGGAAGAAACCCAAGGCTCTTCCCTACAGGAGGGAGAACAGTCCTGGGG ACTTGCCCCCACCACCCTTGCCACCGCCAGAGGAAGAGGCGAGCTGGGCCCTAGAGCTGAGGGCAGCAGGCAGCATGTCTTCCCTGGAGCGGGAGCGCAGTGGAGAGAGGAAAGTGGTACAGGCCATGCCCCTGGCAGCCCAGAGGGGTCCCCACCCGGATG AGCTGCGCTTGTGGTCAGGGTGGCAGGTGGGTGACAGGGAAGTTCTGCTCCCTGCCTGCACCCGGCTGCCTTTCGCTCTTGTGCTGCAGAAGAGGCCTGGCTCCCGTACAGCAGACCGAGCTTCCTTTCCCGGGGCCAGGGCACCAGCACCTGTTCCACGGCTGGCAGCAACTCTTCCAGGGGCTCCAGCAGCTCTAGGGGATCCCGGGGCCCTGGCCGGAGCCGGAGTCGGAGCCGGAGCCAGAGCCAAAGGCCGGGACAGAAACGCCGAGAG GAACCAAGATGACCCTTGTTGGGGCATTGAGAATATCAGGAGTGCCACAGGGAAGGGTAGTAGGGATGTCTTTTCCCTCCCAGCAGTGATGAGTGGGGCTAACTGA
- the ROBO3 gene encoding roundabout homolog 3 isoform X6, which produces MLRYLLKTLLQMNLFADSLAGDISNSSELLLGFNSSLAALNHTLLPPGDPSLNGSTVGPEDAMPRIVEQPPDLLVSRGEPATLPCRAEGRPRPNIEWYKNGARVATVREDPRAHRLLLPSGALFFPRIVHGRRARPDEGVYTCVARNYLGAAASRNASLEVAVLREDFRQSPGNVVVAVGEPTVLECAPPRGHPEPSVSWRKDGARLKEEEGRITIRRGKLMMSHTLKSDAGMYVCVASNMAGERESAAAEVVVLERPSFLRRPVNQVVLADAPVNFLCEVKGDPPPRLHWRKEDGELPTGRYEIRSDHSLWIGPVSAEDEGTYTCVAENSVGRAEASGSLSVHVPPQLVTQPQDQMAAPGESVAFQCETKGNPPPAIFWQKEGSQVLLFPSQSLQPTGRFSVSPRGQLNITAVQRGDAGYYVCQAVSVAGSILAKALLQIKGASLDGLPPVILQGPANQTLVLGSSVWLPCRVTGNPQPSVRWKKDGQWLQGDDLQFKPMANGTLYIANVQEMDMGFYSCVAKSSIGEATWSGWLKMREDWGVSPDPPTEPSTPPGPPSQPVVTEITKNSITLTWEPNPQTGAAVTSYVIEAFSPAAGNTWRTVADGVQLETHTVSGLQPNTIYVFLVRAVGTWGLSDPSPVSEPVRTQDSSPSRPVEDPWRGQQGLAEVAVRLQEPIVLGPRTLQVSWIVDGPVQLVQGFRVSWRVAGPDRGSWTMLDLQSPSQQSTVLRGLPPGTQIQIKVQAQGQEGLGAESLSVTRSIPEEAPSGPPQGVAVALGGDGNSSITVTWEPPLPSQQNGVITEYQIWCLGNESRFHLNRSAAGGARSAMLRGLVPGLLYRTLVAAATSAGVGVASAPVLVQLPSPPDLEPGLEVGAGLAERLARVLRKPAFLAGSGAACGALLLGLCAALYRRRKQRKELSHYTASFAYTPAVSFPHSEGLSGASSRRSVPNAHLLSLRPPMGLGPAPYPWLADSWPHPSRSPSAQEPRGSCCPSNPDPDDRYYNGAKGGRVKLLGKPVQMPSLNWPEALPPPPPSCELSCLEGPEEELEGSSEPEEWCPPMPERSHLTEPSSSGGCLVTPSRRETPSPTPSYGQQSTATLTPSPPDPPQPPTDMPHLHQMPRRVPLGPSSPLSVSQPMLGIREGRPAGLGAGSAALPHLSPSPAPSIASSAPGRTWQGNGEMTPPLQGPRARFRKKPKALPYRRENSPGDLPPPPLPPPEEEASWALELRAAGSMSSLERERSGERKVVQAMPLAAQRGPHPDELRLWSGWQVGDREVLLPACTRLPFALVLQKRPGSRTADRASFPGARAPAPVPRLAATLPGAPAALGDPGALAGAGVGAGARAKGRDRNAERNQDDPCWGIENIRSATGKGSRDVFSLPAVMSGAN; this is translated from the exons ATGCTGCGCTACCTGCTGAAAACGCTGCTGCAGATGAACTTGTTCGCGGACTCTCTGGCCGGGGACATCTCCAACTCCAGCGAGCTACTCTTGGGCTTCAACTCCTCGCTGGCGGCGCTCAACCACACCCTGCTGCCTCCCGGCGATCCCTCACTCAACG GGTCAACGGTAGGACCGGAGGACGCTATGCCCCGCATCGTGGAGCAGCCGCCAGATCTGCTGGTCTCCCGAGGCGAGCCCGCCACGTTGCCCTGTCGCGCTGAGGGCCGACCCCGACCCAACATTGAGTGGTACAAGAACGGGGCGCGTGTGGCCACTGTGCGCGAGGACCCGCGTGCGCACCGCCTGCTGCTGCCCAGCGGCGCCCTCTTTTTCCCGCGCATCGTGCACGGGCGCCGCGCGCGGCCGGACGAAGGTGTCTACACTTGCGTGGCTCGCAACTACCTGGGGGCAGCAGCGAGCAGAAACGCCTCGCTGGAAGTGGCAG TCCTCCGTGAGGATTTCCGGCAGTCTCCTGGAAacgtggtggtggcagtgggggaGCCAACAGTACTGGAATGCGCGCCCCCCCGCGGCCACCCGGAGCCTTCCGTGTCCTGGAGGAAGGACGGTGCAAGActcaaggaagaggaaggaaggatcaCG ATCCGTAGAGGGAAGCTGATGATGTCACATACACTCAAGAGCGATGCAGGCATGTATGTGTGCGTGGCCTCCAACATGGCGGGAGAACGGGAGAGTGCGGCAGCTGAAGTCGTGGTCCTGG AGCGTCCCTCATTCCTGCGCAGACCAGTGAATCAGGTGGTCCTGGCTGATGCCCCTGTGAATTTCCTATGTGAGGTGAAGGGAGATCCCCCACCTCGTCTACACTGGCGCAAGGAGGATGGGGAACTGCCCACAGGCAG GTATGAGATCCGGAGTGACCACAGCCTTTGGATTGGGCCTGTGAGTGCCGAAGATGAGGGAACCTACACCTGTGTGGCGGAGAACAGTGTGGGCCGCGCTGAAGCATCTGGCTCCCTCAGTGTTCACG TCCCACCCCAGTTGGTGACCCAGCCCCAGGACCAGATGGCAGCTCCTGGAGAGAGCGTGGCTTTCCAGTGTGAGACCAAAGGAAACCCCCCACCTGCCATCTTCTGGCAGAAGGAGGGGAGTCAG gtcCTGCTTTTCCCCAGTCAGTCACTTCAGCCAACAGGGCGCTTCTCAGTCTCTCCAAGAGGCCAACTCAACATCACTGCGGTGCAGCGTGGGGATGCTGGGTACTATGTGTGCCAGGCTGTCAGTGTGGCTGGCAGCATCCTGGCCAAGGCCTTGCTGCAGATAAAAGGAG CCTCTTTGGATGGGCTGCCTCCTGTCATCCTCCAGGGACCAGCCAATCAGACGCTGGTGCTTGGCTCCTCCGTGTGGCTGCCATGCAGAGTGACTGGGAACCCTCAACCCAGTGTCCGATGGAAGAAGGATGGGCAGTGGCTGCAGGGGGATGACCTCCAGTTCAAGCCAATGGCCAACGGTACCCTGTACATTGCCAACGTGCAG GAGATGGACATGGGCTTCTACAGCTGTGTGGCCAAGAGTTCCATAGGGGAAGCCACATGGAGTGGCTGGCTTAAGATGCGGG AAGATTGGGGAGTATCACCAGACCCCCCTACAGAACCCAGTACCCCTCCGGGGCCACCCTCTCAGCCAGTGGTCACTGAGATCACCAAGAACAGCATTACCCTGACCTGGGAGCCCAACCCACAGACTGGGGCTGCAGTCACATCTTATGTGATAGAGGCTTTCAG CCCAGCAGCTGGCAACACGTGGCGTACTGTGGCAGATGGCGTGCAGCTGGAGACACACACAGTCAGTGGTCTGCAGCCCAACACCATCTACGTGTTTCTGGTTCGAGCAGTGGGAACCTGGGGCCTCAGTGATCCCAGCCCTGTCTCTGAGCCTGTCCGTACACAGG ACAGCAGTCCCTCTAGGCCAGTGGAGGACCCATGGAGAGGCCAGCAGGGACTGGCTGAAGTGGCTGTGCGCCTGCAGGAGCCCATAGTGCTGGGACCCCGGACCCTGCAGGTGTCCTGGATT GTGGATGGCCCAGTCCAGCTGGTGCAAGGTTTCCGGGTGTCTTGGAGGGTAGCAGGCCCTGACAGAGGAAGCTGGACAATGTTGGACCTACAGTCCCCAAGCCAGCAAAGCACTGTGCTAAGAGGACTCCCTCCAGGGACCCAAATCCAGATCAAGGTGCAAGCCCAAGGCCAGGAGGGGCTGGGAGCTGAAAGCCTCTCTGTGACCAGGAGCATTCCTGAGGAGG CCCCCAGTGGCCCCCCCCAGGGAGTGGCGGTGGCCTTGGGGGGTGATGGCAACAGCAGTATCACTGTGACCTGGGaacctccactcccctcccagcAAAATGGGGTCATCACGGAGTACCAG ATCTGgtgcctgggcaatgagagccgCTTTCACCTCAATCGGTCTGCAGCAGGCGGGGCACGCTCCGCAATGCTCCGAGGACTGGTGCCCGGTCTCCTCTATCGAACCCTGGTCGCGGCGGCCACCAGCGCAGGCGTGGGCGTGGCCAGTGCCCCGGTGCTGGTGCAGCTGC CGTCCCCGCCGGACCTGGAGCCCGGGCTGGAGGTGGGCGCCGGGCTGGCGGAGCGGCTAGCGAGGGTGCTGCGGAAGCCCGCCTTCCTCGCGGGCAGCGGCGCCGCCTGCGGGGCGCTACTGCTCGGGCTCTGCGCCGCCCTCTACCGGCGCCGGAAACAGCGCAAAGAGCTCAGCCACTACACGG CCTCTTTTGCCTACACACCGGCAG TGTCCTTCCCGCACTCAGAGGGCCTCTCTGGAGCCAGTTCCAG GCGCTCCGTCCCCAACGCTCACCTGCTCTCACTCAGGCCACCCATGGGCCTTGGCCCCGCCCCCTACCCATGGCTGGCAGATTCGTGGCCCCACCCATCTCGAAGCCCCTCAGCCCAGGAACCCAGGGGAAGCTGCTGCCCCAGCAATCCTGACCCGGACGACAGATATTACAATG GAGCCAAGGGAGGCAGAGTGAAGCTTCTGGGGAAACCTGTgcagatgccctctctcaactGGCCAgaagccctgcccccacctcctccttcttGTGAACTGAGCTGCCTAGAGGGGCCCGAGGAGGAGCTGGAGGGCAG CTCAGAGCCAGAGGAGTGGTGCCCGCCAATGCCTGAGAGAAGCCACCTGACGGAGCCCAGCTCCAGTGGAGGGTGCCTGGTCACTCCATCCCGAAGGGAAACCCCCTCTCCCACACCCTCCTATGGACAGCAGTCCACAGCCACTCTTACCCCCTCACCTCCtgaccctccccagcccccaactGACATGCCCCATCTCCACCAGATGCCCAG GAGGGTGCCCCTTGGGCCGAGTTCCCCTCTCAGTGTATCCCAGCCCATGCTGGGCATCCGTGAAGGGAGgcctgctggcctgggtgctggcTCTGCAGCCttgccccacctcagccccagtCCTGCCCCTAGCATAGCCAGCAGTGCCCCAG GCAGAACCTGGCAGGGGAATGGGGAGATGACTCCCCCACTTCAAGGACCCCGTGCTCGATTCCGGAAGAAACCCAAGGCTCTTCCCTACAGGAGGGAGAACAGTCCTGGGG ACTTGCCCCCACCACCCTTGCCACCGCCAGAGGAAGAGGCGAGCTGGGCCCTAGAGCTGAGGGCAGCAGGCAGCATGTCTTCCCTGGAGCGGGAGCGCAGTGGAGAGAGGAAAGTGGTACAGGCCATGCCCCTGGCAGCCCAGAGGGGTCCCCACCCGGATG AGCTGCGCTTGTGGTCAGGGTGGCAGGTGGGTGACAGGGAAGTTCTGCTCCCTGCCTGCACCCGGCTGCCTTTCGCTCTTGTGCTGCAGAAGAGGCCTGGCTCCCGTACAGCAGACCGAGCTTCCTTTCCCGGGGCCAGGGCACCAGCACCTGTTCCACGGCTGGCAGCAACTCTTCCAGGGGCTCCAGCAGCTCTAGGGGATCCCGGGGCCCTGGCCGGAGCCGGAGTCGGAGCCGGAGCCAGAGCCAAAGGCCGGGACAGAAACGCCGAGAG GAACCAAGATGACCCTTGTTGGGGCATTGAGAATATCAGGAGTGCCACAGGGAAGGGTAGTAGGGATGTCTTTTCCCTCCCAGCAGTGATGAGTGGGGCTAACTGA